One genomic segment of Myotis daubentonii chromosome 14, mMyoDau2.1, whole genome shotgun sequence includes these proteins:
- the ACAA1 gene encoding 3-ketoacyl-CoA thiolase, peroxisomal encodes MGPNGAMRRLQVVLGHLNGRSDSGSKPALQAASCWGGPPRASPEDVVVVHGRRTAIGRGGRGGFKDTTPDELLSAVLTAVLQDVKLSPTQLGDICVGNVLQPGAGAVMARIAQFLSDIPETVPLSAVNRQCSSGLQAVANIAGGIRNGSYDIGMACGVESMSLADRGNPGNITSRLVEKEKARDCLIPMGITSENVAERFGISREKQDTFALASQQKAARAQSKGCFQAEIVPVTTTVHDDKGTERRVTVAQDEGIRPNTTMEGLAKLKPAFKEGGSTTAGNSSQVSDGAAAILLARRSKAEELGLPILGILRSYAVVGVPPDIMGIGPAYAIPVALKKAGLTVHDVDIFEINEAFASQAVYCMEKLGLPPEKVNPLGGAVALGHPLGCTGARQVITLLNELKRRGKRAYGVVSMCIGTGMGAAAVFEYPGN; translated from the exons ATGGGGCCGAACGGCGCGATGCGGAGACTGCAGGTGGTGCTGGGCCACCTGAACGGCCGGTCCGACTCGGGCTCGAAGCCTGCGCTGCAGGCCGCGTCGTGCTGGGGCGGCCCTCCGCGCGCGTCGCCCGAGGACGTGGTCGTGGTGCACGGGCGGCGCACGGCCATCGGCCGAGGGGGCCGCGGCGGCTTCAAG GACACCACCCCCGACGAGCTCCTCTCGGCCGTCTTGACCGCGGTTCTCCAGGACGTCAAGCTGAGCCCGACCCAACTGGGAGACATCTGCGTGG GAAATGTGCTGCAGCCGGGGGCCGGGGCAGTCATGGCCCGAATCGCCCAGTTTCTGAG TGACATCCCAGAGACTGTGCCTTTGTCCGCTGTCAATAGACAGTGTTCTTCCGGGCTCCAGGCAGTGGCCAACATCGCTG GTGGCATCAGAAATGGGTCTTATGACATTGGCATGGCTTGTGG AGTGGAGTCTATGTCCCTGGCTGACAGAGGGAACCCTGGAAATATTACTTCACGTTTGGTGGAGAAGGAGAAGGCCAGGGATTGCCTGATCCCCATGGG GATAACCTCGGAGAACGTAGCCGAGCGGTTTGGCATTTCTCGGGAGAAGCAGGATACCTTTGCGCTGGCTTCCCAGCAAAA GGCAGCCAGAGCCCAGAGCAAGGGCTGTTTCCAAGCTGAGATTGTGCCTGTGACCACCACGGTCCATGATGACAAGGGCACCGAGAGGAGGGTCACCGTGGCCCAGGATGAGGGCATCCGCCCCAACACCACCATGGAGGGCCTGGCCAAACTGAAGCCTGCCTTCAAGGAGGGCGGCTCCACCACTGCTG GAAACTCTAGCCAAGTGAGCGATGGGGCAGCTGCCATCCTGCTGGCCCGGAGGTCCAAGGCAGAAGAGTTGGGCCTTCCCATCCTTGGGATCCTGAGGTCCTATGCAGTGGTTGGGGTCCCGCCTGACATCATGGGCATTGGACCTGCCTATGCCATCCCTGTAGCTTTGAAAAAAGCAG GGCTGACAGTGCATGACGTGGACATCTTTGAGATCAATGAGGCCTTTGCCAGCCAG GCTGTCTACTGCATGGAGAAGCTAGGACTGCCCCCTGAGAAGGTGAACCCTCTGGGGGGTGCCGTGGCCTTGGGCCACCCACTGGGCTGCACTGGGGCTCGACAAGTCATTACGCTGCTCAACGAGCTGAAGCGCCGTGGGAAGAG GGCATATGGGGTGGTGTCCATGTGCATTGGGACCGGAATGGGAGCTGCTGCTGTCTTTGAATACCCTGGAAACTGA
- the MYD88 gene encoding myeloid differentiation primary response protein MyD88 isoform X2, whose product MAAAAPSAGSAPLAPAASSLPLAALNVRVRRRLSLFLNVRTQVAADWSALAEEMGFEYLEIRQLEAHPDPTGKLLDDWQGRPGASVGRLLGLLAKLGRDDVLLELGPSIEEDCQKYILKQQQEESEKPLQVAAVDSSVPRTAELAGITTLDDPMGQMPERFDAFICYCSNDIQFVHEMIQQLEQTNYRLKLCVSDRDVLPGTCVWSIASELIEKRLARNVTSRLSLHSASLQVPIRSD is encoded by the exons ATGGCCGCCGCGGCCCCGAGCGCGGGGTCCGCGCCCCTCGCCCCCGCCGCgtcctccctgcccctggccgcGCTCAACGTGCGGGTGCGGCGCCGCCTGTCGCTGTTCCTGAACGTGCGCACGCAGGTGGCGGCCGACTGGAGCGCGCTGGCCGAGGAGATGGGCTTCGAGTACCTGGAGATCCGGCAGCTGGAGGCGCACCCCGACCCCACGGGCAAACTGCTGGACGACTGGCAGGGCCGCCCCGGCGCCTCGGTGGGCCGGCTGCTCGGGCTGCTCGCCAAGCTGGGCCGCGACGACGTGCTGCTGGAGCTGGGGCCCAGCATCG aGGAGGATTGCCAAAAGTACAttctgaagcagcagcaggaggagtcTGAGAAGCCCTTACAGGTGGCCGCTGTCGACAGCAGCGTCCCCCGGACGGCAGAGCTGGCGGGCATCACCACACTCGACGACCCCATGG GGCAAATGCCTGAGCGATTTGATGCCTTCATCTGCTACTGCTCCAACGACATCCAGTTTGTACATGAGATGATCCAGCAGCTGGAACAGACAAACTACCGGCTGAAGTTGTGTGTGTCCGACAGGGATGTCCTGCCTGGCACCTGTGTCTGGTCTATTGCCAGTGAGCTCATTGAGAAGAGGTTGGCTCG GAATGTGACTTCCAGACTAAGTTTGCACTCAGCCTCTCTCCAG GTGCCCATCAGAAGCGACTGA
- the MYD88 gene encoding myeloid differentiation primary response protein MyD88 isoform X1, with the protein MAAAAPSAGSAPLAPAASSLPLAALNVRVRRRLSLFLNVRTQVAADWSALAEEMGFEYLEIRQLEAHPDPTGKLLDDWQGRPGASVGRLLGLLAKLGRDDVLLELGPSIEEDCQKYILKQQQEESEKPLQVAAVDSSVPRTAELAGITTLDDPMGQMPERFDAFICYCSNDIQFVHEMIQQLEQTNYRLKLCVSDRDVLPGTCVWSIASELIEKRCRRMVVVVSDDYLQSKECDFQTKFALSLSPGAHQKRLIPVKYKAMKKEFPSILRFITVCDYTNPCTKSWFWTRLAKALALP; encoded by the exons ATGGCCGCCGCGGCCCCGAGCGCGGGGTCCGCGCCCCTCGCCCCCGCCGCgtcctccctgcccctggccgcGCTCAACGTGCGGGTGCGGCGCCGCCTGTCGCTGTTCCTGAACGTGCGCACGCAGGTGGCGGCCGACTGGAGCGCGCTGGCCGAGGAGATGGGCTTCGAGTACCTGGAGATCCGGCAGCTGGAGGCGCACCCCGACCCCACGGGCAAACTGCTGGACGACTGGCAGGGCCGCCCCGGCGCCTCGGTGGGCCGGCTGCTCGGGCTGCTCGCCAAGCTGGGCCGCGACGACGTGCTGCTGGAGCTGGGGCCCAGCATCG aGGAGGATTGCCAAAAGTACAttctgaagcagcagcaggaggagtcTGAGAAGCCCTTACAGGTGGCCGCTGTCGACAGCAGCGTCCCCCGGACGGCAGAGCTGGCGGGCATCACCACACTCGACGACCCCATGG GGCAAATGCCTGAGCGATTTGATGCCTTCATCTGCTACTGCTCCAACGACATCCAGTTTGTACATGAGATGATCCAGCAGCTGGAACAGACAAACTACCGGCTGAAGTTGTGTGTGTCCGACAGGGATGTCCTGCCTGGCACCTGTGTCTGGTCTATTGCCAGTGAGCTCATTGAGAAGAG GTGCCGCCGGATGGTGGTAGTTGTCTCAGATGATTACCTGCAAAGCAAGGAATGTGACTTCCAGACTAAGTTTGCACTCAGCCTCTCTCCAG GTGCCCATCAGAAGCGACTGATCCCCGTCAAGTACAAGGCAATGAAGAAAGAGTTCCCAAGCATCCTGCGGTTCATCACTGTCTGTGACTACACCAACCCCTGCACCAAGTCCTGGTTCTGGACTCGCCTTGCCaaagccctggccctgccctga